From the genome of Mycoplasma crocodyli MP145:
ATTTCTTTGATATTTATCAGAAAAGTTGCTCTTATCAATTGCATATGGAATATTGTGTTTGTCGTTAAATTCTAAAATTTGCTTCTTAAAATATTTAAACAATAATGGTTTTTCAACATGCATTCCATATATGAAAGTTTTTTGTTTCATGCCGTAAGTTATTCTTAAACGTGAAGAGTTTTTTTGTAGGTAATAACTCTCTAAAAAATCATCTTTATGATGTGCAATAAGTAGAGCGTCACAACATTCCTTATCATAAATATCTTTAAAAAAATCAAATCTCTTTGTTCGAGCTCAATCTTGAAAATTACCTTTTTGATAATCAATTTTATTTAAAACTAATTTATATAAAATTATGTTGTTTTTTTTACAAAAATCAGAGACAATTTGCTCATCAACACACGAATCTTCTCTCTGGTTATAATTAACAAAACAGGCTACGACATTGTTGTTTTTGCTATATTCATTTAACAAAAACATACTATCAGGACCACCGCTTAAAGCAATTAAATATTTATTCTTTAGCATTTATTCTTCTAAAAATATTAAAT
Proteins encoded in this window:
- the tilS gene encoding tRNA lysidine(34) synthetase TilS; the encoded protein is MLKNKYLIALSGGPDSMFLLNEYSKNNNVVACFVNYNQREDSCVDEQIVSDFCKKNNIILYKLVLNKIDYQKGNFQDWARTKRFDFFKDIYDKECCDALLIAHHKDDFLESYYLQKNSSRLRITYGMKQKTFIYGMHVEKPLLFKYFKKQILEFNDKHNIPYAIDKSNFSDKYQRNIIRHKLDKKSFFTKQIIFSFVRFKNYLLRFKEKRIKVIFEKWQKISFEQNFFEKCKYKKYLVYKLINLKFEGINLSSKKIESIINFIISKNRTSSYKLKNDTYLIKKSGYLTF